The nucleotide sequence CCGGACAGGCCGTCCCGGAGGGGGTCGGAGAGATAACCCGGTGTCTGCTCGAAAGCCTCGCGGCGAAGACGGCGTACGCCCTCTCGCAGCTCCAAGGGGCCGCCGACGTCGAGAGCGACCAGCTGAACGTCGTCGGCGGCGGGGTCAGAAACGAGCCGTTCCTCCGGATGCTGGCGGGAGCGACCGGCCTTCCGGTCGTCGCCGGCCCCGTCGAGGCGACGTCGATCGGGAACCTCCTCGTACAGATGAACGCCACCGACGCGATCGCGGACCTCGCGGAGGGGCGGCGGCTGATCCGCGAGACGGCCGACCTCACGGCGTACGACCCCGAGGACCGCGACGCGTGGGCCGAGGCCGTCGATCGGATGGCGACGCTCGTCGACTGAGCGGGTAGTTTTACGTTCGACGCCACACAGCGTCGTCCATGGACTGGGTATCCCTCGGACGGACGGGGACGATGGTCACGGAACTGCCCTTCGGCACGTGGCGGTTCGGCCGCGAGACGGACGAAGGATCGGTCGAGATCGACGAGACGCGGGCGTACGAACTCCTCGATACCTACGAGGCTCACGGTGGTCGGTTCATCGATACCGCGGACATGTACGGCGGGGGAACGAGCGAGACGTGGATCGGCAACTGGCTCGCCGAACGCGACCGGGAGGACTTCGTCGTCGCCTCGAAGATATACTGGCCGACCCGTGACGATCCGAACGGACGGGGACTGGGTCGGAAGCATCTCCGGCGACAGATCGACGCGATCCTCGACCGCCTGGGGACGGACTACGTGGACCTGCTGTACGTCCACCGCTGGGACGACGAAACGCCCGTCGAGGAGTTCATGCGGACGCTCGACGGCTTCGTCGACTCCGGCCGGGTCAACCACCTCGGCGCCTCGACGCTCTGGCCCAACGCCTGGAAGGTCGTCCGCGCGAACGCCATCGCGGACACACGAGGCTACGAACCGTTCACCGTCGTCCAGCCCCGGTACAACCTCGTCGATCGGGAGATCGAGGGGCCGTTCCTGGAGATGTGCGAGAGCGAGGACTTCGGCGTCGTGCCGTGGAGCCCACTCGGTGAGGGGTTCCTGACCGGCAAGTACGACCGGGACGACGTCTCGAACGTCGACTCCCGGGCGGCCGAGGACGACAGCTTCGAATCGAAGTACCTCACCGACGAAAACTTCGCC is from Haloplanus salinarum and encodes:
- a CDS encoding aldo/keto reductase yields the protein MDWVSLGRTGTMVTELPFGTWRFGRETDEGSVEIDETRAYELLDTYEAHGGRFIDTADMYGGGTSETWIGNWLAERDREDFVVASKIYWPTRDDPNGRGLGRKHLRRQIDAILDRLGTDYVDLLYVHRWDDETPVEEFMRTLDGFVDSGRVNHLGASTLWPNAWKVVRANAIADTRGYEPFTVVQPRYNLVDREIEGPFLEMCESEDFGVVPWSPLGEGFLTGKYDRDDVSNVDSRAAEDDSFESKYLTDENFAVLDTLREVASEVDATPAQVALAWLLHHDQVVGPIVGARTVDQLEENLGAADISLSDDQFDRLAAAKSGPFPDIVDSPARGDR